From one Candidatus Rhodoluna planktonica genomic stretch:
- a CDS encoding HAD hydrolase-like protein yields the protein MKYSTILWDLDGTIIDSSEGIFESFRHTFASNGLEIPTDAQLRSCVGPPLVETFNKFANGDAALAEKLLASYREFYVGQKAGLRAKLFPGVVETIAAAREAGFTNSLATSKALSGTQLVGEHFGFLDLFDFLGTASNDATRTSKIDVMTYALTCLRELGHDIERTVLVGDRIHDVEGARHHGVDVVLVKWGFGNENEWAQADAAVATPAELAQYLGIR from the coding sequence GTGAAATACAGCACAATCCTCTGGGATTTAGATGGCACAATCATTGACTCATCAGAGGGCATATTCGAATCTTTTCGGCACACCTTTGCATCAAACGGCCTCGAGATTCCGACCGATGCCCAACTGCGCAGCTGTGTTGGTCCGCCGCTAGTTGAAACTTTCAACAAATTTGCCAACGGGGATGCCGCACTTGCCGAAAAACTGCTCGCCAGCTATCGCGAATTTTATGTCGGGCAAAAGGCTGGACTTCGAGCAAAACTTTTTCCCGGTGTTGTCGAAACTATTGCCGCCGCTCGCGAAGCAGGTTTCACAAATTCGCTAGCAACTTCTAAAGCATTGTCCGGTACCCAACTTGTTGGCGAACATTTCGGTTTTCTTGACCTTTTTGATTTTCTCGGAACCGCTTCAAACGATGCCACTCGCACCTCAAAAATAGATGTCATGACCTACGCGCTCACCTGTCTGCGCGAGCTGGGTCACGACATCGAGCGCACCGTACTGGTCGGCGATCGCATCCACGATGTCGAAGGCGCTCGCCATCACGGGGTGGATGTGGTTTTGGTCAAGTGGGGATTTGGCAATGAAAATGAGTGGGCTCAAGCTGATGCTGCGGTGGCAACCCCGGCGGAGTTAGCCCAATACCTGGGAATAAGGTAG
- a CDS encoding acyltransferase family protein: MKVRADIQALRAAAVAMVLAFHLWPHRFAGGFGGVDVFFVISGFLITGSLLSDKWLEAFRESKSSALSAFWLRRIRRLLPMALLVIFATVIGSWLIVPAAARSEFTGDALASIFYFENFKLALSQADYFAASAANPFQHYWSLAVEEQFYLVWPVLLGALFFAGKKRFSVAVQGVVVAASFAFSIWQSHTDATFAYFNTLTRVWQFGLGALLAVGALGTNGVATTLSKVGAMRTSDRLLSPSARVGVATVGFAAIVLSTFWLDESLPFPGWQALLPTLGAGAVIWAKADLSFASDWPGPAGAVSRFFSRTVIWLGDISYSLYLWHWPVIILAGYALGRELSNYELVAVLVLCLGLAWASKRLVEDRIRHSQKIRELPISRQFAVAVAASVLCAGAALGAGLAAQASVAEQQQKLVTAEASECFGARSVGKADCSPVANQDVVPTLDFAKRDAADAGSVCMVKALETEPNFCRITEGEVRVLLIGDSHAATHLGALKILAEERGWALDLSYHAGCSFSLVERNSEERGVACAKWNELVSAQLAAADPYDIVFTASYARNRLADLPGVTDEVLARGFAAAYTSLLERGSKLYVIRDNPEMDAAMKECFETAVRDATMCSMNVTNAFVGDAAVSAAVSLGAELVAGAASTGGSTGPYAKQIRILDFTDVYCPGGMCTASVGGVYVYRNADHISATFSRSMDEVFAARLR, from the coding sequence ATGAAGGTGCGAGCAGACATTCAAGCCCTGCGCGCCGCCGCTGTTGCGATGGTGCTGGCTTTTCATCTTTGGCCGCATCGATTCGCTGGCGGCTTTGGTGGAGTCGATGTTTTTTTCGTAATCTCAGGGTTTCTAATTACTGGCTCGCTGCTATCAGACAAGTGGCTTGAAGCGTTTCGTGAATCTAAGTCATCGGCACTTAGCGCATTTTGGTTGCGGCGCATTAGGCGTTTGTTGCCGATGGCGCTGCTGGTTATTTTTGCAACTGTTATTGGTTCATGGCTAATTGTTCCGGCTGCGGCCCGAAGCGAATTTACCGGAGATGCGCTTGCCAGCATTTTCTATTTTGAAAACTTCAAATTGGCTTTGAGTCAGGCCGACTATTTTGCGGCCAGTGCGGCGAATCCGTTTCAGCACTATTGGTCTTTGGCAGTTGAGGAACAGTTCTATCTGGTTTGGCCGGTACTGTTGGGGGCGCTGTTTTTTGCGGGCAAGAAACGCTTTTCGGTTGCGGTGCAGGGTGTGGTCGTCGCCGCCTCGTTCGCCTTTTCGATTTGGCAATCACACACCGATGCAACTTTTGCATACTTCAATACCCTCACCCGGGTTTGGCAGTTTGGGTTGGGTGCACTGTTGGCGGTTGGGGCGCTAGGCACCAATGGAGTCGCCACGACGCTGAGCAAGGTCGGTGCGATGCGCACCTCAGACCGGCTGCTTTCACCGAGTGCGCGTGTAGGCGTTGCCACAGTTGGTTTTGCTGCCATTGTTCTGAGCACATTTTGGCTTGATGAGAGTTTGCCGTTTCCAGGCTGGCAGGCGCTGCTGCCAACTTTGGGGGCCGGGGCAGTTATCTGGGCGAAAGCCGATTTGTCTTTTGCTTCCGATTGGCCCGGGCCAGCAGGTGCGGTTAGTCGCTTTTTCTCTCGGACAGTCATTTGGCTCGGCGACATTTCTTATTCGCTTTATCTATGGCACTGGCCGGTGATTATCCTTGCCGGTTATGCGCTTGGGCGCGAACTTAGCAATTATGAGTTGGTTGCGGTGCTGGTGCTTTGCTTGGGTTTGGCTTGGGCTTCAAAACGTTTGGTTGAAGATCGCATTCGACACTCGCAAAAAATTAGGGAACTGCCAATCTCTCGGCAATTTGCGGTCGCAGTTGCGGCAAGTGTGCTTTGCGCCGGGGCGGCACTTGGGGCCGGTTTGGCAGCCCAAGCTTCGGTGGCCGAACAACAGCAGAAACTTGTCACTGCAGAGGCAAGTGAATGTTTTGGCGCCCGCTCGGTTGGCAAAGCCGATTGCTCCCCCGTAGCAAACCAAGATGTGGTGCCGACTCTCGATTTTGCGAAACGCGATGCGGCGGATGCCGGCAGTGTTTGCATGGTTAAGGCTCTTGAAACCGAACCAAATTTTTGCCGCATCACCGAGGGCGAGGTTCGAGTCTTGCTTATCGGCGACTCACATGCGGCAACTCATCTGGGTGCGCTAAAGATTTTGGCTGAAGAGCGCGGCTGGGCACTTGATCTGAGCTATCACGCCGGCTGTTCGTTCAGCCTGGTCGAGCGCAATAGCGAAGAGCGCGGTGTGGCTTGCGCCAAATGGAACGAATTGGTAAGTGCGCAACTGGCTGCAGCCGACCCTTACGACATTGTGTTCACCGCCTCATATGCGCGCAACCGCCTGGCTGATTTGCCCGGTGTCACCGATGAGGTTTTGGCCCGAGGATTTGCGGCTGCATACACTTCGCTGCTTGAACGCGGTTCGAAACTTTATGTGATTCGCGATAATCCCGAGATGGATGCCGCGATGAAAGAGTGTTTCGAAACCGCGGTGCGTGACGCCACGATGTGTTCGATGAATGTGACTAACGCATTTGTTGGTGATGCTGCGGTTAGCGCAGCAGTCAGTTTAGGTGCCGAACTTGTCGCCGGCGCTGCTTCCACCGGGGGCTCTACCGGTCCGTATGCAAAGCAGATTCGCATCCTTGATTTCACCGATGTGTATTGCCCAGGCGGCATGTGTACGGCAAGCGTCGGCGGGGTTTACGTTTACCGCAACGCCGATCACATCAGTGCAACCTTTTCGCGATCAATGGATGAAGTGTTCGCAGCTCGATTGAGATAG
- a CDS encoding cation diffusion facilitator family transporter has protein sequence MSTEGSMRAIIAALMANIGIAITKFIAAAFSGSASMFAEGIHSVADSGNQVLLIIGGKRARRAATESHPFGYGRSRYIYAFMVSIVLFAIGGMFSIIEGINKLSHPHELEMVWLPLTVLAVAIVMESFSLRTAVKESNHIRGNQNWVEFVRHAKAPELPVILLEDLAALTGLVLAFGGVGLSVVTGDPIWDAIGTLAIGGLLVLVAIILGLETSSLLVGEGASTGDTARIREALVASAGVQSVIHMKTLYLGPEELMLGAKIAIAENSSGAEIAEIIDRAEVAVREAVPAARVIYLEPDLLRVAAKN, from the coding sequence ATGAGCACCGAAGGTTCGATGCGCGCAATCATTGCCGCACTGATGGCAAACATTGGAATTGCCATCACAAAATTTATTGCCGCAGCATTTTCTGGCTCGGCATCGATGTTCGCCGAAGGTATTCACTCGGTAGCTGATTCTGGAAATCAGGTTTTGCTAATTATCGGTGGCAAGCGCGCTCGCCGTGCGGCGACAGAGTCGCATCCGTTTGGTTACGGTCGCTCACGCTACATTTACGCTTTTATGGTTTCGATCGTGCTGTTCGCAATCGGTGGAATGTTTTCGATCATCGAAGGCATCAACAAGCTAAGCCACCCGCACGAACTGGAAATGGTTTGGTTGCCGCTGACGGTTTTGGCCGTTGCCATTGTCATGGAAAGCTTCTCGCTGCGCACCGCAGTAAAAGAGTCGAACCACATTCGCGGCAACCAGAACTGGGTCGAATTCGTTCGCCACGCTAAAGCACCAGAATTGCCGGTGATTTTGCTTGAGGATCTTGCCGCACTTACCGGACTAGTTTTGGCTTTCGGTGGAGTCGGTCTTTCGGTTGTGACCGGCGACCCAATTTGGGATGCTATCGGAACTTTGGCCATTGGTGGATTGCTGGTTTTGGTGGCCATCATTTTGGGTCTCGAGACCTCTTCGCTTCTGGTGGGCGAGGGCGCATCGACCGGTGACACGGCTCGCATTCGCGAAGCGCTTGTCGCAAGTGCTGGGGTGCAATCGGTGATTCACATGAAGACTCTTTACCTTGGGCCAGAAGAGTTGATGCTGGGCGCAAAGATTGCGATTGCCGAAAATTCTTCGGGTGCCGAGATTGCTGAAATTATTGACCGAGCTGAGGTTGCGGTTCGCGAGGCTGTGCCTGCGGCCCGAGTGATTTATTTAGAACCTGATTTGTTGCGCGTTGCTGCGAAAAACTGA
- a CDS encoding nucleoside deaminase: MDLSALMEIAINEAEQSGDDVPVGALIINQQGEIIAQAHNTREHLDDPTGHAEINAIRQAAEKIGDWRLENCTLIVTLEPCVMCAGAIVAARIPKVVFGAWDERVGASGSLYDLLRDSRLGAPVEVIPGVLEEKCAEQLRQFFAATRNKSGSK; this comes from the coding sequence ATGGATTTATCAGCCCTGATGGAAATTGCTATCAATGAGGCCGAACAATCCGGTGACGATGTTCCAGTCGGGGCGCTAATCATCAACCAGCAGGGCGAGATTATTGCCCAAGCCCACAACACTCGCGAGCACCTGGATGACCCAACCGGTCACGCTGAAATCAATGCAATCCGCCAAGCCGCAGAGAAAATCGGTGACTGGCGCCTAGAAAACTGCACGCTGATAGTCACCCTAGAGCCCTGCGTGATGTGTGCCGGCGCCATTGTGGCGGCAAGAATTCCAAAAGTTGTTTTCGGCGCCTGGGATGAACGGGTCGGCGCATCAGGCTCGCTTTACGACCTACTGCGCGATTCTCGACTGGGCGCACCAGTTGAAGTCATCCCCGGAGTTTTAGAAGAAAAATGTGCTGAACAGCTGCGTCAGTTTTTCGCAGCAACGCGCAACAAATCAGGTTCTAAATAA
- the upp gene encoding uracil phosphoribosyltransferase, with translation MRVHIADHPLITHKLSVLRDKNTPSPVFRQLVEELVTLLAYEATRDVRVEKIEVETPVAKTFGVQLAHPRPIIVPILRAGLGMLEGMTKLLPTAEVGFLGIKRDEETLQPFTYANRLPDDLTGRQVYIIDPMLATGGTLIDSIDYVFERGATDVTAVCLIGSPEGLAAVEAHVAGRAVKLVLGALDEKLNEVGYIVPGLGDAGDRLYGTAQ, from the coding sequence ATGCGAGTTCACATTGCCGACCATCCTCTAATTACTCACAAACTCAGCGTGCTGCGTGATAAAAACACACCATCGCCGGTTTTTCGCCAGTTGGTTGAAGAGTTGGTTACCTTGCTGGCCTATGAAGCAACGCGCGACGTGAGGGTCGAGAAAATCGAAGTTGAGACACCGGTCGCAAAGACTTTTGGTGTGCAGTTGGCGCATCCTCGACCGATTATCGTGCCGATTCTACGAGCAGGTTTAGGCATGCTTGAAGGTATGACCAAATTGCTGCCTACCGCAGAGGTTGGTTTTTTGGGCATCAAGCGAGATGAAGAAACTTTGCAGCCTTTCACCTATGCAAACCGCCTACCGGATGATTTGACTGGACGCCAGGTGTACATCATCGACCCGATGTTGGCCACTGGTGGCACCTTGATTGATTCGATCGATTATGTGTTCGAGCGCGGGGCGACTGATGTGACTGCGGTTTGCCTGATTGGTTCTCCGGAAGGTTTGGCCGCGGTCGAGGCGCACGTTGCCGGTCGCGCAGTGAAGTTGGTGCTTGGAGCACTGGATGAGAAGCTGAACGAAGTTGGGTACATCGTGCCCGGACTGGGCGATGCGGGCGATCGTCTTTACGGGACTGCGCAGTAA
- a CDS encoding winged helix-turn-helix domain-containing protein: MAIAHLNSYRTNTAIKTAPTAPTAAAIKAVPAETEARGFALYVGIDEATAAAAGVSLTELVSALRKTVAELVPQAANETYAAVALAPKNAGGRNIDATRLALRDPRALDELTIKNQGDSNQPAEGVTVDLLRKRVYVNGENADFTAKEFELLSYLIENTGETISRQEIVETVWADEAAETTPNERTIDVHIRRLRSKIAGYEDIIRTVRGGGYRFDSHPDVLIEA; encoded by the coding sequence ATGGCAATCGCACACCTAAACAGCTACCGCACCAACACCGCAATCAAAACCGCACCAACCGCTCCTACCGCTGCGGCAATCAAAGCAGTCCCAGCCGAAACCGAAGCCCGCGGATTCGCACTATACGTCGGAATCGACGAGGCAACCGCGGCAGCAGCCGGCGTCTCACTCACCGAATTGGTAAGCGCACTTCGCAAAACCGTTGCCGAACTTGTGCCACAGGCAGCCAACGAAACCTACGCTGCTGTTGCCCTAGCTCCAAAAAATGCTGGCGGCCGCAACATCGACGCCACCCGCCTAGCCCTGCGTGACCCACGCGCACTCGACGAGTTGACCATCAAAAACCAAGGCGACAGCAACCAGCCAGCTGAAGGCGTAACCGTTGACCTGCTACGCAAGCGCGTTTACGTGAACGGCGAAAACGCCGACTTCACCGCAAAAGAATTTGAACTGCTTTCCTACCTGATCGAAAACACTGGCGAAACCATCAGCCGCCAAGAAATCGTCGAAACCGTTTGGGCCGACGAAGCCGCAGAAACCACCCCTAACGAGCGCACCATCGACGTACACATCCGCCGTTTGCGTTCAAAAATTGCCGGCTACGAAGACATCATTCGCACCGTGCGCGGTGGCGGCTACCGTTTCGACTCGCACCCAGACGTGCTTATCGAGGCATAA
- a CDS encoding AAA family ATPase → MPKTNIKPIDELAALITDRVLELVDEGTPTPIVLIDGRAGSGKSTLAEKLQNELFRKGESAPRIIHMDDLYEGWDGLEAGSDYLHRMILRPLVNGKFDELGKRQRQAEWQEFDWAENARTGNWREFRGGTPLIVEGCGSLSTANAELANLTVWLEVDEPTRYQRWVNREGNDEFFGRWAAQELEFYAREKSAEIAELVGA, encoded by the coding sequence GTGCCTAAAACCAACATCAAACCAATCGACGAACTCGCCGCACTAATCACCGATCGAGTTTTAGAACTGGTGGATGAAGGCACACCCACCCCGATTGTGCTGATCGATGGCCGCGCCGGCTCAGGTAAATCAACCCTTGCCGAAAAACTGCAAAACGAACTATTTCGCAAAGGTGAGTCAGCTCCGCGAATCATCCACATGGATGACCTCTACGAAGGCTGGGATGGCCTCGAAGCGGGCAGCGATTATTTGCATCGGATGATTTTGCGACCGCTAGTAAACGGAAAATTCGACGAGCTCGGCAAACGTCAGCGGCAGGCTGAATGGCAAGAATTTGATTGGGCGGAAAATGCCCGCACCGGAAATTGGAGAGAGTTTCGTGGCGGTACTCCCCTAATTGTTGAAGGCTGCGGTTCGCTTTCGACAGCCAATGCCGAACTTGCTAACCTGACCGTCTGGCTCGAAGTTGATGAACCCACGCGCTACCAGCGCTGGGTGAACCGCGAAGGAAACGATGAATTTTTCGGTCGCTGGGCGGCGCAAGAACTCGAGTTTTACGCCCGCGAAAAATCTGCCGAAATTGCTGAACTAGTTGGTGCCTAG
- a CDS encoding DedA family protein has translation MTPIVYAAISDEISGWYDSIGPWLFYAAVWGLVFAGTGLFIGAFVPFITGDSLVFAAGLVSSNHPDVNIIPMAIGVGIAAWLGDQVGYTLGRHYGRPYLDKRKGDWLQNAIAKSEKFYAAWGWWAVVIARFMPWARVLIPAIAGISKMNYYKFFTANLVGAIAWGTGLTLAGYYAATIPAVKNASYAIAIFFITASVIAGLRTWMKNRRASQV, from the coding sequence GTGACCCCCATTGTTTACGCCGCCATCTCGGATGAGATCAGCGGTTGGTACGACTCAATCGGCCCTTGGCTCTTCTATGCAGCGGTTTGGGGTTTGGTTTTTGCCGGCACCGGTCTATTTATCGGAGCCTTTGTTCCGTTTATCACCGGTGACTCACTGGTCTTTGCCGCCGGTCTAGTTTCTTCAAATCACCCCGATGTGAACATCATCCCGATGGCCATTGGCGTGGGCATTGCCGCTTGGTTGGGCGATCAGGTCGGCTATACCCTCGGTCGTCACTACGGCCGACCCTACCTCGATAAACGCAAAGGCGATTGGCTGCAAAATGCAATTGCCAAGTCTGAAAAGTTCTATGCTGCCTGGGGTTGGTGGGCCGTTGTTATTGCTCGGTTTATGCCGTGGGCGCGAGTACTCATTCCGGCTATTGCAGGTATTTCAAAAATGAACTACTACAAGTTTTTTACCGCTAATTTGGTGGGTGCGATTGCTTGGGGAACCGGGCTAACTTTGGCCGGATACTATGCGGCAACCATTCCGGCGGTAAAAAATGCTTCGTATGCGATTGCAATTTTCTTCATCACCGCATCGGTGATTGCTGGGTTGCGCACCTGGATGAAAAACCGTCGCGCTTCGCAGGTTTAA
- a CDS encoding nitroreductase family protein codes for MSHEIHTSTPILSALETRFSTRAYDTEYQLSKDELTAVLEAARWAPSGNNGQPWRYSVLQRGTDLHTKVSEGLSGFNRSWAPMASNLIVVSTQKFKADGSAYGSAKFDAGLSVGHLIAQASSMGLATRIMGGINHTAIHETLGLEDSLEVLVVIALGKPAASLDGLEQGLVEREHAPRERHTLDEIVLHGRP; via the coding sequence ATGTCACATGAAATCCACACCTCAACCCCAATTCTTTCGGCTCTAGAAACTCGCTTTTCAACCCGTGCCTACGACACCGAATACCAGCTTTCAAAAGATGAGCTAACCGCTGTTCTTGAAGCAGCGCGCTGGGCACCTTCGGGCAACAACGGTCAGCCTTGGCGCTACTCGGTGCTTCAGCGCGGCACCGACCTGCACACCAAAGTTTCTGAGGGGTTGTCAGGTTTCAACCGTTCATGGGCACCGATGGCCTCAAACCTAATCGTGGTTTCAACCCAGAAATTCAAAGCGGATGGCAGCGCCTATGGCAGCGCCAAATTTGACGCCGGTCTATCGGTTGGTCACCTGATTGCTCAGGCATCCTCGATGGGTCTAGCAACTCGAATTATGGGTGGAATCAACCACACCGCGATTCACGAAACCCTGGGGCTCGAAGATTCACTCGAGGTTCTAGTTGTAATTGCTCTTGGCAAACCAGCTGCTTCACTCGATGGTCTCGAGCAAGGTTTGGTCGAACGCGAGCACGCACCTCGGGAGCGTCACACCCTTGACGAAATCGTGCTGCACGGTCGCCCTTAG
- a CDS encoding DMT family transporter, with product MSRKGLFLFIAAGVAWGLPYFFIRIAVEDFSTPTIIFARVVVGAAVLLPLAIRRNAIRPALKAWPWVLAFAFIEMVGPWWLITEAERSITSGLAGLLVATVPFFAILLALVWLKDRSVLHPKTILGLVIGFAGVVLLVGIDSFAGHIDPVAVLMMIGASIGYAIAPMMVSQKAGEVPTIGVISLSMVIVSIVYAPFALANLPAEIAAGPSTESWISLVVLGVVCSALAFVIFFALIEQIGSARATLITYLNTAVAIVLGILFLAEPLTTGILIGFPMVLIGSYFASKKHAVKG from the coding sequence ATGTCACGCAAGGGTCTTTTTCTGTTTATTGCCGCGGGGGTTGCCTGGGGTTTGCCTTATTTCTTCATCCGAATTGCCGTTGAAGACTTCTCTACTCCGACAATTATTTTTGCTCGCGTTGTGGTTGGCGCAGCGGTTTTGCTGCCCCTTGCGATTCGACGTAACGCTATACGCCCGGCCTTGAAAGCATGGCCTTGGGTGCTTGCTTTCGCCTTCATTGAAATGGTTGGCCCTTGGTGGTTGATTACCGAAGCTGAGCGCAGCATCACCAGTGGTTTGGCCGGATTGCTGGTTGCCACCGTCCCATTTTTTGCGATTTTGCTAGCGCTGGTGTGGTTGAAAGATCGGTCAGTTTTGCATCCAAAAACCATCCTGGGTTTGGTGATTGGCTTTGCCGGCGTAGTTCTGCTCGTCGGAATTGACAGTTTTGCCGGTCACATCGACCCGGTGGCGGTTTTGATGATGATTGGTGCATCGATTGGGTATGCAATTGCCCCGATGATGGTTTCTCAAAAAGCGGGTGAGGTGCCGACGATCGGAGTGATTTCACTGTCGATGGTGATTGTTTCGATTGTTTATGCGCCATTTGCGTTGGCGAACTTGCCGGCTGAAATTGCAGCTGGGCCTTCGACCGAATCTTGGATTTCGCTCGTGGTTCTTGGTGTGGTTTGTTCAGCGCTAGCTTTCGTAATCTTCTTTGCGCTGATTGAGCAGATTGGCTCTGCTCGTGCGACGTTGATTACCTACCTAAACACCGCGGTTGCAATCGTGCTGGGTATTTTGTTTTTGGCAGAACCGCTTACCACCGGAATTTTGATCGGGTTCCCGATGGTGCTAATCGGTTCGTATTTCGCCAGCAAAAAGCACGCTGTAAAAGGTTAG